The Nymphaea colorata isolate Beijing-Zhang1983 chromosome 5, ASM883128v2, whole genome shotgun sequence DNA segment AgactctgataccagttgtcacggacCGACTCCTTCGGACCATGCGGCGTGGCAAACTCTCGCCAATAAGCCGCAGCCTTCACCTTGTTCAAGTGGGcacagatcacttgaacgctttgtTAGAAAACTCAAGACACAAAGtacacaaagagtgtggaaagaaaacttgCAATATATTCATTTAAACAGTTGAGTACATTATGAGGGAAAACAAGTAAGtttttacactttacttacaaagaaTGGCCGATGCCACTTACAGAATTCTCATGCCGACCATTCAAAACAAGGAATCTCAATCTTACACTTGGGGTCGTTTTAGAAGGGTGCTCCGACACAGGTGAACATTCGAGCTTACACCAAaactcaacataaacaaagcaaatacagCAAACACAAAGAATGACTATACAGACACGACACAAGGGGACACTTTTGAAACAGTGTATTAACAAGACCACCTTAAGCTTCCTCTTAGATAAGCATCTCAAGGCAGCAAGCATTgccaaaatgaagaaaattctaCTCGCAAAGCACAAAAAGCGATAGGTTTAGTAAAGACATTGTTGTGACAAAAGAACGGGCTGTTGCGATCCTGTTTCAGTTACAAAAGATAAAGCACGAATGCTAAGTTGAGAGTTTGAGAGGATTATAATTCTCAAGTTGATATTCTTTTATTAGATTGCAGTCATATTTGCATGGATGAATGGATGGTGATAGGCTTGTCTTAAActtttttgtgattatgataAATGGATTATTCTTTGCTTTGTGACATACAAAAACGCATAAATTTTCCGATTTTGTTACAAAAAGGTATTGAAACTAACAAGGTGGACTATTTGATATATTGTCCCTTCTTTAGAGGTGTTTCAGTCTTAATTACCTGTTTCAGCGGTACTCATTTTTAAAACAAGTGAACTATTGATGTATGTGGATTtccaacaaaaattttagattttcaaTAACCTGCTTTAGTTGTTTATGTTGACGATCTTCGGTAGCGTTCCTCTCAAATGCGTACCTAGACCAAGATAAGAGCTACTACTATCGGTTTATTTAGAACTATATGTGGTTaggaagaataaaaaatgtaaaaggaaaatgatattcgtgaaaatgaaaaaaacaattaaattttaccaccaaagagaagcaaaagaaaaagctaaTACTTGAAAATGTGATTAGAAttagaatgagagagagagtcattcCATGATGGTAGAACTCAACCTACGAGGAAAACAATTGTTTGAGATGAAGTTAGAGCCTAGAGGGATACAGGAAAAATCAGATGCTCTGGATGGTAGTGCTATTAGTGACAGAGAAATAAAGCAACGACTGTGCTACTTTGGTGGTATAGGAGAAATGGTGACGGATAAAAATTAGAAAGAGgcgaaaaaaaaacatggtttgtGAAGGGTAAACTGGTACTTATCTCTTAAGCTTCACAGTAACATCTTCGCAGTCACAAAAGAGGGGGGGGtggatctttctttttctttcggTGTTTGAACATGTGCTTAACTTAAGCAGCAAAATAGGAAACTTAAAACTGGAGCATATCTTTGTTAACAGTTAATGCCCTTGAGGTCAGGCatccttttgtaaatatttCTAAATTAAATACCCTAGTTACTTTCTTCAATGCCTGGCGACAAAGCAAGCTGCCCATAAATGGAGCGGAAGAAAGAATAGATCTTTAGCCGACGCGTTGCGATGATCGACGCGCAAATGGATGGGAGTGGTGGAGACGATGCCAAGATGATTGACGATATCTGTTCGGGCACAACTCACAACCACGCCGTGGAGGCAGCGGTCAAGATTATCCTGAGAATGGAACGAGGAAAACCAAAACCCCTGTATAGCTGCCCCCCTTTTTTTCACTTCCGCTGAATCCTCCGCAAACGCAAAGGTTAACAGGCAAAGGTTAACAGGCAAGATAGAAAACCAAAATAGTTACAGGGAAGGGAATGAGCCCACAGACAAACATGCACAATACGCTGATAATATAACCATCCATTAATATAACCATCCATTAGTATATGAAACTGAAAGTAAAGCGGGATCATTCGCCCGCAACAGAAAAAAGGGAAGACCGTGGAGATAATGGGGATGGCCAACGTTAGGTgggttctaaagaggaagcaaaCAAACATGTATACGCAATCTGAAATTTGATATGCATCTACCAGCAGAAGCAACCACCAGCAAAAAGAGGAAGACAAGGTAAAGGAGACAGACGGTCGGAACAAAGATGACTCCAGGTCAACAGACCACCATCCAAGCCCCCCTCTTCTTCATCAATCGCGCATTAGCGtcgacgagagagagagagtttttctATCCTCATCATCATGTGGGACTAATCCTGAAATATGAAAGAGTCAGCGAGCTTGAGCAGCGGGTTGAGGCAATCTGGGGAAAATTTGCGGGCGAAGAAGTTGGAAAAGCCGGTGGCGTCAGAAGGGCGGAGACGGCGGATGAGGGAGGGCCTGACTTCGTCGACACCGTAGGTGTGCGGGTGGCCCCCGGTGCTGCCTGTCCAATTGACGTGGGTAAGGGTGAACGGATGGCACCCCGAGGGGTCCTCCATGTTGAGCAAGGTTGGGAAGTAGTGCTCCTCCGGGTAGCACGACTGTACCCTCAGACAAGGTAGCCGGAACTTGCGCCAAAGCCGCCGGTCCTTGATCACTAACAGTGAGTGTTCCCTCGTCAGGATGAAGAATTGTGAGCCCACCCTGAAGCTAGAAAAGGTCACCTCAGGCATCATCACGTCCTCTCCCCTTGCCGTATACCTCGCCCACAACCCAGGCTCGTCGTCCAGGATCTCAATGAAGCTCATAAACCGATTTGAAGGGGAACGggaagaaggaggagagaagagagagttgTAGATGAAGCGAAAAGAATGCAGGGGGATGCAGTGCTGGGAGACAAGGGCGAAAAAGGTGTTGGATTCGTCGTCTATGAGTGCAGCCGCGAGGAGCCGGCGAGCGGCGGAGATAAGTGTAGGAGAGGAACGCTCTGTTCGCTTCCCCAGAATGAATCGTCCCCGGAAGACACCACCCGGTGGGTTGAGATGGTGGGAAGGGTCGGCGTGGACGTAAATGTTGTACAGCTGCTGGTTTCCCTGAAAGAAGCGCTCCCATAGTGGGGCGAGATACAGGTCGGAGTtggtgaggaagaggaaggcaaTCTTGGGCGTCACCGGTGGAGGAAGGACCTGCTGCCGCTGTTGATGGTGGGTGGCAGTCGTTGCAGACGTCGATGCAGCACGTTGGAAGAGGGCAAGGTCCTCCAGTTCGTCAGGTAATGTGATGAGAACAGGTGGCGGCTTGATGGGAAGGACTCGGGGGCCAACCACCAGGAAGAGGACGGGCACCGACAGGAGAAGAGCAAAGGAAAGGACGAAAGGGTAAGAGAGCATGGTCATTTATCGCCTCCCCAAACTAGTAGATTTGTAGATGGTGAGGCGGTCGGCGATCTTCCTTCACTTCTTCGAGTGGTGGCTGTTgattgcctctctctctctctccttccctaaCTGCAAAGGGCAAGAGGGAAAGAGCGTTTGTTTGTCAAAGCaaatttcctttgttttccgtttgcttttctcttcttttgcttctcgTGAATTTCTCCTCTCTAATTCTGCAGCCTGAATGATCAGGATTCAGAACATGTATGGATTGGATGCCATAAATCTCAGTTATCGCACTTCCGCCAATCCAGACGGCATCCCCTGCACGCGTACATGAGGCAAGGCCCAAAAATAGTGAGCCGAAAAGGCTTCTTACTTGGTCTGATGGCAAAGCGCTTAGGCCTGCCGCTTTGCTTAAAAAATGATAGATACACCCACCACCACCTTGCTCTTTCACGCGGATCCTCTTTCCTACGCAAGCATACAACATTGAACATGAACTGTAAGCAACCAATGAATTTGTACAGATTCcaaatcaaataaagaaaataaaatcatgacaaatatatatttctttcttgaTCAATACTGTCTAGTGGGTTAAGACTCACTAGTTTAGTCACAATAGCTCTTTTATGCAATGATGTTATTTCCAGAATGTTTGTGCATTCTGGTTCCCAGCCATGGCAAGCCTGTCTGGTGGATCCCCACATTCTTTCCAGAAAACCTACCTCTTCAGTTAGgtgttggaaacttggaaacATTAGTTGAGAATCTACACACCCTTCTTAGCAACTCTCTTTTTTGCTGCAGAATAGGCTTAACATCCCACTATTTTTCTGCACAAACATTTTTTCAAGATCCAGATACCAAAGAGACAAAAAACTACTTGCTTTCCGAATCTCAAAATTGCCACATCTAATGGCCCTGTATTTGTGGGAAAATCCACAGGAAGATGGCTTTTGTCAGAGAAAATTGACAGGCTAACAGCTCCTTGAGTtttaaaattgaacataaaattttatgcactACAGAAATGTTGTATGCTATTCTTAGACATACGTGCAAGGTGTTGAAGAGTTTAAGATTCACAAATACACCCCTCGATAATTGATGGCAAAGAATCTTAATGACAATAGAAAACCAATGAAAGGCGTGCACTACATGGAAGAAGGGGAAATCAAAACCGTGTATCATGGATGCTGAAAAATGTTGAGAGGCACTGGTAAAATACAGTAGCATTAATAAAAGAACAGCAAGAACCACTGCAAAGTTTCTTAATTAAACCGCCTTTGCAGCTGCTAGAGAAACTGCAAACAATAAAACAAGGATCTAAATTGTGAGGACATAAACGCAGCAGGCGCCTGCAGCATAAAGGACGACCGAATGTCCGAAGCTGGAAAAGAATTGCATGGCCTCCAAGTTgctccaaaaacaaaagaataagaaacCGCACGGGTAAATCTAGTAAGGAGACTCGTAAGGGGTTGATTATTCGCCAGTACGACGAGGTGAAATGTGAACTGCATAAACATAAGAATACAGACTGAAATGGGATTTGCAGACTCGACAGCAGATACCGTCCAGTCGATGCGACCGATTAAAGGATgcggagaaggaaaaaaaaaaaaaagagggtaAGAGCAGACAGAGAGATGACCAACACAacggaaagaaaaaatatgaggTAAATTGCCTACAATTGAAATCCGTTGTTTCCGTTTACATGTGGCCATAGCAAATCTCCATCACGAAAGCCCTAACCAAGCGTAGATCAAACTAAATGGAAAAGAGGGTACGGCACATGAATTCAGTATCGCTAGGCAAACGCCAGAAAGTAACCATGAAAGGTGCCGAGATTGTCGAGATTGAactcaaagagaaaagaaatggacGCATCGAAGGAGCCGAGAATGTTTGGCAACgatgagaaggaggaaggggaaGACAAGGAGAGTGTACCTGAACCAGGAGTAGCGTCCCCAGCAACACAGCAAACCAGACAACCGAAAAGAGGAGCCTAGCTGCAGCGGCACCGCCACCCATCTCGCttgtttctcctctttctttcctaCAGACGACAGTTACCACGCTAGCCCCATCTCTCCTATATGATACTCAAAACGCCCAAATAGATTTACCCTACTTAATAATAAGTTGGTGAATATTATGTCGCGAGCACTAATAATGTCACGTTCCTTCTCCGCTTGCTTTTTTGGGTTTCTTTCCCGCAGCAGCTAATTAGATTGCATCCCTCCCTACTGCCTGTAAACTTGGAACTggaaatttctttttgaaattgtcaTTACGGTTCAGAATGTTGAATTAATGGAATCTGAAATATAATTATCGATTCTAAAAACCGCTAATGAATTCTTGTTTATGGGAGGATCATTCCTGAGTTTGATGGAACGGgaatgaaaaacattatttataattttgtttaaagTAGTAGGTTATTCTTGCAATATTTTATAGACTTAATATTGTTTTCAAGATTTTTGAAACATATGCGGCATGTCAAGGAAATTCCTGAAAATTCGGATATCGTTTTGAAAATCGAGATGGGCTCAAAAACCATAAATAAAGTAGCAacttgcattttttccttttccctttcattttcactttgCTTGTTGATTACCGCGGTTTTCAAACCCCACCTCCCAGCGCCCCCGCCACCCCATCCGATTTCATGGGGTAGATCCGTGAAGAACCAACGTTTGGTTTTCGTTCATCCTTCcaccatcttttttctttcttaaccATCTACCTATTTCCTGTGACCAGCAACCGGAGATGTGTCTGTGGTGATGACGAATAGGTGGGAGGCATGACTGAAGCGTTGGAGGAGAAAACCCAACATCGGATGATGTGGGTTTTCGTTTTTTCTGTTTATTCGTCGAAAGAAATATAGCCGGCTGACCGCAAGTCGCTGGTCATTCATTGGCCATCGTCGGCCTTCATTAGCAGCCACAGTCGGCACACACACTCTCCCCAACTGAAGCCCTTACGACTACAACCCTGTCCATCAAGGGTTTCAATGagcttttctttgctttttcttttcttttgtttgtaaaTATTTGGGTCGGGCGACCAGCCGTTCGCGGGTCGTTGGGGAGTCTGCTTATGAAGCAGTCGTCCAGAAGGCTGCTCGTCGAGCGAATGCTACTTTGCATTTCAATGCgtttttctgtgttttttttttattcgtaAATACGTGGGATTCGTCGGTCGTCAAGGAGGCAGTTCGTCGGGTCACTCACTATggccatttttttcattatatggAATCGTCGTCCGACCCGTCCGGGTGGGGTGAGTATTCCATACACTTCTTTTCAGAAAACATTCCCAACGGTTCCAAACTTCATCTTCAGTTTGATGGAATGGggatttaattcaaaaatttgtataGTATTTCTTGTTCTATGGTGATATCCATGGAGAGCAAACACGCCCTATATGAATCAGGAATGAGAAATTCGCTGCCTATTCCATTTTTCATCGTGTGTGATGGATGGAGATGTTAATTCCAGGAAATTTCATCCCTCGTTTGAGGCATTGGAAGCAGCTAAAACAATAAAGTAATGAAGTAATGCAATAAAGTAACGGTCTTTCATCCTGGAAATTTCATCCCACTCTTTGTGATGGGATAAAAACTCCGGAAACGCGTTTCTGGAAACAGGCTCaatgttcagtttttttttcttttttttttttgataaaaaggaATCAATTGTAGATATTTTAATGTTGTATCATCGTCTATTTCACCCGCCAGTACATCTTAAAGCAAACAAAGGTGAGATTGCACGTAAGATTTTATTgagattttttataaaaataaaggtGCCCATTCAGATACGGcggaaagaaaattaagaaatcaagttcaaccattttcctttttttcgtttCTAGGCTTCTAGCTACGACAACGTGAAGGAAAGGCGTCGTCCAAAAGGGCCAAGTGTCACTCATTCAATACAGCCTTGGCTTTTTTTAGCCAAGTTTCACCCATTCGATGCACCCTTGAAGTTTTTAGGCCTATCAAGCACACGCTAAATCTTTTGCGTTGCATACTTAAGGGAGAAGTGCTGTTGAATTTTTTGCCATACAATGTATAGTGGCTACGAAATTTGGTCACGATTGAATAAAGTATTCATTCATCAACTATCTTACAAAATGAACCCACGTCCCCTTATATAGAGAAAGGAATGGCTTgcagatctggatccatttacaGGTATTGGAAACTAACTAGATCCAGTTACACAGATATGGATCCACTACTTAGATATTTATAGTCAGGATCAGAACTAAGGTCCAAATAACCAAACAAAATCCAAAGCATAGGTTGGAACTGTAAACAAACTATTAAATCTCATAATAATTCAAAAtaagttggatctggatctatcTGCTTCTGGCTCTGCATCAGGCGCCAACACCTTGCATCACCTAAGTCCAGCACTTAGGTAATGCAAGTGGAGTAGCACCTAGTTCATTGAATGAAGAGACAGTTTTCCcataagaggtcgtttgatgacATTGAAACATCATGGAACAGAACGGACATGTTCTGTTTTAGTAAAATCAAAACAAACGTTGGACAAAGAACACTCAAGACAAAATGGACAGAGAACAGGCCCTATAAATGGCTAAAGTGTTCCACCGCGTTCCATGGTTTACCACGGAACAGCCTCCCGCGCCACCCCGAACTCTCCTTGCCCCCTCCACCCCCAAGCACTTCCTTTTCCTCCATCTCCTTCTCCGCCCCCGTCTTCACTCCTTCTCCTCTATCTCCGCTGGAGGTCCCCCCGAGCACTTCCTTCTCATCCATCTCCGTCTCCGCCCCCGTCTTCACTTCTTCTCCTCTGTCTCCGCTGGAGCACTACTAGGGTTTTCTCTTGAGGATTGAAACAGCCAACTCTTCACCAGCAGCTCCTCAGCTTCCTCTCAGCTCTCCACAGCAGCGACTCTTCCGCATCTCTGTCGAGGTTACTCTTCACCAGCAATAGCTTCTCGTCAAGGTAAGGGCGTCCTCTTTTTCGCCCTTTTCCCAATCGCCGTTTATcgtcttctctctttctttctctctctctctcttgggtTAGCTTTACTGCAAAGGCAACATTTCtctattgttttcttcttgtgatttCATTTGATTTTATGGCTATAATTGGATAAACGATTCAACGTATTCAGCAGAAAATTTTGGTATGGAGCACACCAAAATTGATTGAAGGTGGTAACCTAATATGGACGGTTGTattgcaaaattgaaaacattGAAGTTGTTGATTTAACTGAAAGGATTTTGTGAGAGATTGAGGGCATCTTTACTTTTGCTCATGAATTCATTAAAAAGCTGTTCCATGGTTAGTGATCCATCTCCATGGCAAGCATCGATTTCATGGTATGATCCTTGTTCTGTTATGTCACTTTTATCTGGGTCACTCTGTTTCAAAATGTCTATAATAGAGATCACATTCCCTTGGATATAAGCACTACTCCCACCTCGAAATTTGAGACTTTGGCTAAAAGGACAACTGAAGTGAAAGAAATTTGTATATTTGCTCTGATATTCATGTGATCTTTCTAATTGCAGTCCATCTGTTTTGCATTCCCAGCCAATGGCTGCAGTAGGAACACTGGCTTAGATAGCCTTTAGGCTGCTTATAGTGTTGCAGTCATCTGATATTCATGggatctctctcgctctgttaCTGCTTGGACTCATTTTATAATCatgtgttttctctctcttagttATTGCTTGAGAATGGACCATGGCTGGCATCCCCTACCCTTTCTCACTTTCTTTATGGTTGGAAATTTGAGATTTGTATGGTGTTTCATTGTCCATCGGTAACACTGTCACATGAAAAACAGCACCCAGTTGACATAATATGACCTGTACATCTAGACAATATCTATAAATTTGAACCCTTTCTGCTGTGAGGAATAAGACTGCCTTCTCAGTATAAATGCTAGTAAAAATAAGATCAGTAGCTCATGGTTTTACTTGATTCAGCTTGTCAAAGCCTCAACTTTAATTTGTTAGTTGAGAAAACTTCCAGAACATGAGATGGTTGTGTATAAACGATCAAGATTGTGCATTCACATTACATGGGCTAAGTTCCAATGCAGTATGATCTGTATCAGCTTGTGAATTTTAAGACTGTATTCTTTACTTGTACATTTGCCTATAATACAGATGCGTTATGTTCTTTGTGAAGCTGCAGTCTgcatctcttttcctttctgcaATAATAAATGGTAGTAAACATGATCAGGTTTGTTTCCAAACTTGGAAGttcacttcaaataataaagTTGTCACACGATTTGAAAATATAACGTGTTAATTTATTGGGTTACCAAATACAACCTATTGAGTTGGCTGTAGCATTATGAGGCATATATCGCCCACTTCAATCAGAGTTGATGGTTGAGTGAAGAAAGAAATAGTTGCAACCAAATAAACTGGGTCACCCTCATCTTTGGTAGCTAAGCTGTGCTTCCCCTAGGAAGAGGAGGAGCTTCTAATTGAGGCTCCTACCCCTACGCCGAAAAGCTAGACTTGGAAGTTAATTAGCTGGACGATATTTACATCGCCAAGCCCACTATGCTTTTCATCTTAACGTTCTCTATTTTCCCTCTTGCCACACAAACGGAAGACAAGAATACGATAACAGTTTGTGTGCATTAGATGTCAGACTCTTAGACAGATCCCTCACAACTTTCGCCAATAGCCACGTTCCCAGCATTCAGTCTTTTATCTCCAACAGCATTCAGCAATAGAAGACTTGCAGATCACATCCATTCTTTATTGCAAGAAGAATTTGTATGGAGTTAGTATGGAGAAGTTGGGAACCAATGTCTTATCTTCGCATGAGAAGATAGATGCTATTGGTGAGAAGATAGATGCTATTGGTGTAGCCAGGATATATCTTGGTTCCATTTGTTGATCACCATAATGTAGCTAGACTCTTCTTTCACAATTTCCTTgagatttgatttcttatgcTGATCTGGCTATTAATTTCCTTCAGCTAATGAACAGTTGTTCTTCTACTGTTTCTGTAAAAAGAGAACTAATACAACAGGAAAAAACTAAGCTAGATCTTGGTAGTTATACAATAAAAGAATTCCATGAAAATTCTGTTGGCTGTGCTTTTTCCCTGTGGCTAACCATTTTGCTGTTGACAATGTTAATAATGATTCTTAGTTGTCGATTTCATGG contains these protein-coding regions:
- the LOC116255001 gene encoding glycosyltransferase BC10-like — protein: MTMLSYPFVLSFALLLSVPVLFLVVGPRVLPIKPPPVLITLPDELEDLALFQRAASTSATTATHHQQRQQVLPPPVTPKIAFLFLTNSDLYLAPLWERFFQGNQQLYNIYVHADPSHHLNPPGGVFRGRFILGKRTERSSPTLISAARRLLAAALIDDESNTFFALVSQHCIPLHSFRFIYNSLFSPPSSRSPSNRFMSFIEILDDEPGLWARYTARGEDVMMPEVTFSSFRVGSQFFILTREHSLLVIKDRRLWRKFRLPCLRVQSCYPEEHYFPTLLNMEDPSGCHPFTLTHVNWTGSTGGHPHTYGVDEVRPSLIRRLRPSDATGFSNFFARKFSPDCLNPLLKLADSFIFQD